The following are from one region of the Osmerus mordax isolate fOsmMor3 chromosome 1, fOsmMor3.pri, whole genome shotgun sequence genome:
- the LOC136934599 gene encoding elastase-1-like isoform X2, translating into MLRFFLLTVLAALVVAELEPQPRYLEDSVEGRVVGGEVARPNSWPWQVSLQYLSGGSYHHTCGGSLIKRGWVMTAAHCVDRSRTWRVILGEHDLKKNEGSEQIMTVSKVHIHSKWNSNNVAGGWDIALLRLTSDATLNSNVQLASLPPSGQVLPHKNPCYITGWGRTSTGGPLSNQLKQAYLPLIDHKTCTSSGWWGSTVKTSMVCAGGSREAGCNGDSGGPLNCQLNGQYAVHGIASFVSGMGCNAHQKPTVFTRVSDYISWMNGVSITDR; encoded by the exons ATGCTTCGATTTTTCTTGTTAACAGTCCTCGCCGCCCTGG TGGTGGCTGAGTTGGAGCCCCAGCCCAGGTACCTGGAGGacagtgtggaggggagagtTGTGGGTGGTGAGGTGGCCAGACCCAACTCCTGGCCCTGGCAG GTCTCTCTCCAGTACCTGTCTGGCGGCTCCTACCACCACACCTGTGGAGGAAGTCTGATCAAGAGAGGCTGGGTGATGACTGCTGCTCACTGTGTTGAtcg CTCCAGAACCTGGCGTGTGATCCTTGGAGAGCACGACCTGAAAAAGAACGAGGGTTCAGAGCAGATCATGACCGTCAGCAAGGTGCACATTCACTCCAAGTGGAACTCCAACAACGTTGCTGGCGG GTGGGACATCGCTCTGCTGCGCTTGACTTCTGATGCTACTCTCAACTCCAATGTCCAGctggcctccctgcccccctctggacAGGTCCTGCCCCACAAGAACCCCTGTTACATCACCGGCTGGGGACGCACTTCCA CTGGAGGACCCCTTTCTAACCAGCTGAAGCAGGCCTACCTGCCCCTGATCGACCACAAGACCTGCACCAGCAGTGGGTGGTGGGGCAGCACCGTCAAGACCTCCATGGTCTGTGCTGGAGGTTCCAGGGAGGCTGGATGCAAC ggtgACTCTGGTGGACCCCTGAACTGCCAGTTGAACGGCCAGTACGCGGTGCACGGCATTGCCAGCTTCGTCTCTGGGATGGGCTGCAACGCCCACCAGAAGCCCACCGTGTTCACCCGCGTGTCCGACTACATCAGCTGGATGAACGGGGTCAGTATCACAGACCGCTGA
- the LOC136934599 gene encoding elastase-1-like isoform X1 translates to MLRFFLLTVLAALVVAELEPQPRYLEDSVEGRVVGGEVARPNSWPWQVSLQYLSGGSYHHTCGGSLIKRGWVMTAAHCVDRSRTWRVILGEHDLKKNEGSEQIMTVSKVHIHSKWNSNNVAGGWDIALLRLTSDATLNSNVQLASLPPSGQVLPHKNPCYITGWGRTSTGGPLSNQLKQAYLPLIDHKTCTSSGWWGSTVKTSMVCAGGSREAGCNGDSGGPLNCQLNGQYAVHGIASFVSGMGCNAHQKPTVFTRVSDYISWMNGIMG, encoded by the exons ATGCTTCGATTTTTCTTGTTAACAGTCCTCGCCGCCCTGG TGGTGGCTGAGTTGGAGCCCCAGCCCAGGTACCTGGAGGacagtgtggaggggagagtTGTGGGTGGTGAGGTGGCCAGACCCAACTCCTGGCCCTGGCAG GTCTCTCTCCAGTACCTGTCTGGCGGCTCCTACCACCACACCTGTGGAGGAAGTCTGATCAAGAGAGGCTGGGTGATGACTGCTGCTCACTGTGTTGAtcg CTCCAGAACCTGGCGTGTGATCCTTGGAGAGCACGACCTGAAAAAGAACGAGGGTTCAGAGCAGATCATGACCGTCAGCAAGGTGCACATTCACTCCAAGTGGAACTCCAACAACGTTGCTGGCGG GTGGGACATCGCTCTGCTGCGCTTGACTTCTGATGCTACTCTCAACTCCAATGTCCAGctggcctccctgcccccctctggacAGGTCCTGCCCCACAAGAACCCCTGTTACATCACCGGCTGGGGACGCACTTCCA CTGGAGGACCCCTTTCTAACCAGCTGAAGCAGGCCTACCTGCCCCTGATCGACCACAAGACCTGCACCAGCAGTGGGTGGTGGGGCAGCACCGTCAAGACCTCCATGGTCTGTGCTGGAGGTTCCAGGGAGGCTGGATGCAAC ggtgACTCTGGTGGACCCCTGAACTGCCAGTTGAACGGCCAGTACGCGGTGCACGGCATTGCCAGCTTCGTCTCTGGGATGGGCTGCAACGCCCACCAGAAGCCCACCGTGTTCACCCGCGTGTCCGACTACATCAGCTGGATGAACGGG ATCATGGGTTGA
- the LOC136934875 gene encoding elastase-1-like translates to MLRFFLLTVLAALVVAELEPQPRYLEDSVEGRVVGGEVARPNSWPWQISLQYLSGGTYRHTCGGSLIRRGWVMTAAHCVDSPRTWRVVIGDHNIYTSEGSEQYVSVSQVVIHPNWDANYLSSGWDIALLRLSSEVTLNSKVQLASLPPSGQVLPHDNLCYITGWGRTQTGGQLSAELKQAYLPVVDHKTCTSSGWWGSTVKTSMVCAGGGSLSGCQGDSGGPLNCQVNGQYVVHGVTSFVSSSGCNAQRRPTVFSRVSNYINWMDGIMA, encoded by the exons ATGCTTCGATTTTTCCTGTTAACAGTCCTCGCCGCCCTGG TGGTGGCTGAGTTGGAGCCCCAGCCCAGGTACCTGGAGGacagtgtggaggggagagtTGTGGGTGGTGAGGTGGCCAGACCCAACTCCTGGCCCTGGCAG ATCTCTCTCCAGTATTTGTCTGGCGGCACCTACCGCCACACCTGTGGAGGAAGTCTGATCAGGAGAGGCTGGGTGATGACTGCTGCTCACTGTGTggacag CCCCAGGACGTGGCGTGTGGTTATTGGCGACCACAACATCTACACCAGCGAAGGCTCAGAGCAATACGTGAGCGTCAGCCAAGTCGTCATCCACCCTAACTGGGACGCCAACTACCTTTCTAGCGG GTGGGACATCGCTCTTCTGCGCCTGTCCTCTGAAGTTACTCTCAACTCCAAGGTCCAGctggcctccctgcccccctctggacAGGTCCTGCCCCACGACAACCTCTGTTACATCACCGGCTGGGGACGCACTCAGA CTGGTGGGCAGCTGTCTGCTGAGCTGAAGCAGGCCTACCTGCCCGTGGTCGACCACAAGACCTGCACCAGCAGTGGCTGGTGGGGCAGCACCGTCAAGACCTCCATGGTCTGTGCTGGAGGTGGCAGCCTGTCCGGATGCCAG gGTGACTCCGGAGGCCCCCTGAACTGCCAGGTGAACGGCCAGTATGTGGTCCACGGTGTGACCAGCTTTGTGTCGTCCTCAGGCTGCAACGCCCAGAGGAGGCCCACCGTGTTCAGCCGAGTGTCCAACTACATCAACTGGATGGATGGG ATCATGGCCTGA